A part of Perca fluviatilis chromosome 15, GENO_Pfluv_1.0, whole genome shotgun sequence genomic DNA contains:
- the ccnf gene encoding cyclin-F translates to MKAGVHCRCSKCYSVPARKRVRKRTPALTLLSLPEEVLLCVLQCLSAEDLLSVRAVHSQLRDIVDNHSSVWARVSFRDTWPSPNTLWLFERAAEKGNFEAAVKLGIAYLYNEGPLLSDEGRADVCGRKASRFFSLAESLHSPTTDPFIWVFIRPPWSPTGSCCKAVVFDRLKAECDSNAEKRGPLLHCLARVLQLFEGDERRSDAISMLEESSQAGCLQSSYLLWEHNRKAAMADPGRYLQYIRTLRDYAGKGCWEAQLSLAKVCSSGNPLGLESKACSDLVAQLFNSSNPASRPCTQGILRQGIKDTMRYILVDWLVEVTTMKDFSSLTLHVTVGCVDRYLALRSVPKARLQLLGIACMVVCTRYISKEILTIREAVWLTDNTYKYEDLVRMMGEVVSVLEGKIRSPILLDYGEVLLSLLPLERRTTHLFSYISELSLLYSALATPPPSKLACAVLLLTRALHHYAPVWPSQLVDYTGFSKQDLTSLSVLLYVKCFSQDVPKDYRHVSLTGVKQRFEDEAYQHISKEKVMDFKELCQILEIPEVEPQMEPPSPTGQPADIHTFLASPSSTNKKRRDEGMQANRTSFVATPTAELSNQEETLLGDILDWSLDTSCSGYEGDREEESEGEKDADSSMISLKLHSLTDADKRLEHCRALSSDEDSFSEAERDVSKDCQDQELLSFSTDLHSSGYSSVQSVSPSSTCCSSSLMPCTFKTFTTSLGTASANAQPGFRLLVPMQRPRGTSSKQVKRKNSAAHSGGEVDKEEEEGDKYSANAGFLSL, encoded by the exons ATGAAAGCGGGCG TCCACTGCCGTTGTTCAAAATGCTACTCAGTTCCGGCACGAAAGCGGGTCCGTAAGCGAACTCCAGCCCTAACCTTGCTGTCTCTACCTGAGGAAGTTCTCCTCTGTGTGCTCCAGTGCCTTTCTGCTGAGGACCTGCTGTCTGTCAGAGCA GTTCACTCCCAGCTGCGGGACATTGTTGACAACCACTCCAGTGTATGGGCCAGGGTCAGTTTCAGGGACACATGGCCATCCCCCAACACATTATGGCTATTTGAAAG AGCTGCTGAGAAAGGGAATTTTGAAGCGGCTGTGAAGCTAGGGATTGCTTATTTGTACAATGAAGGAC CATTGTTGAGTGATGAGGGGCGAGCGGATGTATGTGGTCGCAAGGCCTCCCGCTTCTTCAGCCTGGCAGAGAGCCTGCACTCTCCCACGACAGATCCCTTCATCTGGGTGTTCATCCGACCACCGTGGTCTCCCACCGGCAGCTGCTGCAAGGCCGTGGTGTTCGACCGTCTCAAGGCTGAATGTGACAGCAACGCG GAGAAGAGAGGACCCCTGTTGCACTGTTTGGCCAGAGTTTTACAGCTGTTTGAA GGCGATGAAAGACGCTCCGATGCCATATCTATGTTGGAGGAGTCGTCCCAGGCTGGCTGTCTACAGAGCTCTTACCTCTTGTGGGAACACAACCGGAAAGCAGCT ATGGCAGATCCAGGCCGGTACCTCCAGTATATCCGAACCCTCAGGGACTATGCTGGCAAAGGATGCTGGGAGGCTCAG CTCTCCCTGGCTAAAGTGTGCAGCAGTGGGAATCCGCTGGGTCTGGAGTCAAAAGCCTGCTCTGACTTGGTGGCTCAGCTTTTCAATTCCTCTAACCCGGCATCACGACCCTGCACTCAGGGCATCCTGAGACAAGGCATCAAGGACACCATGAG GTACATCCTAGTGGACTGGCTTGTGGAGGTGACCACCATGAAGGACTTCTCCAGCCTGACGCTGCATGTGACAGTGGGTTGTGTGGACCGCTACCTGGCCCTGCGCTCAGTCCCCAAGGCTCGCCTCCAGTTATTGGGAATCGCCTGCATGGTGGTTTGCACACG CTATATCAGTAAAGAAATCCTGACCATTCGTGAAGCTGTCTGGCTTACAGACAACACCTACAAATATGAGGACCTGGTTCGAATGATGGGGGAGGTTGTCTCTGTGCTGGAGGGAAAGATCAGG AGCCCCATACTGCTGGACTACGGGGAGGTGCTGCTGTCTCTGCTCCCTCTGGAGAGGCGGACCACTCACCTATTCAGCTACATCAGCGAGCTGTCGCTGCTCTACTCTGCCCTTGCCACACCACCACCTTCCAAACTGGCATGCGCTGTACTACTGCTTACACGAGCACTACATCACTATG CTCCTGTCTGGCCCAGCCAGTTAGTTGACTACACAGGCTTCTCCAAGCAAGACCTCACTTCCCTTTCTGTGCTGCTCTATGTCAAGTG TTTCAGTCAAGACGTTCCCAAAGATTACAGGCATGTGTCTCTTACTGGCGTTAAGCAACGGTTTGAAGATGAGGCCTACCAGCACATCAGCAAAGAAAAG GTGATGGATTTTAAAGAGCTGTGTCAGATCTTGGAGATTCCTGAGGTGGAGCCTCAGATGGAGCCTCCCAGTCCCACTGGTCAACCAGCAGACATCCACACCTTCCTCGCCTCTCCATCCAGCACCAACAAGAA GAGACGCGATGAAGGCATGCAAGCAAACAGAACAAGCTTTGTGGCCACGCCCACTGCAGAGCTGTCAAATCAGGAGGAGACGCTGCTGGGTGACATCCTTGACTGGAGCCTGGACACTTCCTGTTCTGGTTATGAGGGGGACCGGGAGgaggagagcgagggagaaaaaGATGCTGATT CTTCCATGATATCCCTTAAACTGCATTCGCTGACCGATGCAGACAAAAGACTAGAGCACTGCAGAGCCTTGTCCAGCGATGAAGACAGCTTCTCTGAAGCGGAAAGGGATGTGAGCAAGGATTGCCAAGACCAGGAACTCCTTTCCTTTTCTACAGACCTTCACAGTTCAGGTTACTCCTCTGTCCAGAGTGTTAGCCCTTCATCCAcatgctgctcctcctccctcatgccTTGCACATTCAAGACCTTTACCACTTCCCTGGGCACAGCCTCCGCCAATGCCCAGCCAGGCTTCCGCCTTCTGGTGCCCATGCAGAGGCCCCGGGGCACCTCCAGCAAACAAGTGAAGAGGAAGAACTCGGCAGCTCATAGTGGAGGTGAGGTGgataaagaagaggaggaaggagacaaGTATTCTGCCAATGCGGGGTTTCTGAGCCTATAG